From the Lancefieldella sp. Marseille-Q7238 genome, one window contains:
- a CDS encoding AI-2E family transporter, giving the protein MQDKDEKFASNPFLNENQWRRRGIIAWSLLGMAGVFVVSVMALGRIGQAVELLAIGGIVAFICSPLTNRFEGWGVPRALAAFLALILVILIFLGFVALIAQPLIDELLILLKNAPLYASQLQSMISEVWTTYDAIGNPTVRDAVNSVVSQASSLGVSFASEAFRWLSANALSNISTLGEHFMSFFLGLVLAYWLVKDYPVIVRELATIAGPDRDDELRLLLAILSRSVGGYMRSTIITSVANGIFAYVGCLLIGNPYAGLIGAIVGIFHIIPVVGPAFSAGIALILSVLQSPMLALWTLVILIVAQNVTDNVLSPLVLASSVKVHPGLSLVGITIGGALGGVVGTILAIPLTAALRGVFVYYFEEHTGRQIVSYNGALFNSTPFHDTNGNIHPAFDALDDDSFFESTRLVDRGEAIDAEADERPEGTVGIAEDIAKVLAKFPKPANADGRQASSKVDSKAETNPSPADTKRRRSEEQ; this is encoded by the coding sequence GTGCAGGATAAAGACGAGAAGTTTGCAAGCAATCCCTTTCTGAATGAGAACCAGTGGCGCCGCCGCGGAATTATCGCATGGTCGCTGCTTGGCATGGCGGGAGTTTTTGTCGTTTCCGTCATGGCGTTAGGCAGAATCGGTCAGGCCGTAGAACTTTTAGCTATCGGTGGCATTGTCGCGTTTATATGTAGCCCTTTGACCAACAGGTTTGAAGGGTGGGGAGTGCCGCGCGCATTAGCTGCCTTTCTCGCCCTCATTTTGGTTATTCTCATCTTTTTGGGATTTGTGGCTCTCATTGCGCAGCCGCTCATTGATGAGCTGCTGATATTGCTTAAAAACGCGCCTCTTTATGCCAGTCAGCTGCAGTCAATGATTAGTGAGGTGTGGACTACCTATGACGCGATAGGAAACCCCACCGTCCGCGATGCGGTTAATTCCGTTGTGTCACAAGCTTCCAGCCTCGGCGTATCGTTTGCAAGCGAAGCGTTTCGCTGGCTCTCCGCTAATGCTCTGAGCAACATTTCAACGCTGGGCGAACACTTCATGAGCTTTTTTCTCGGTCTTGTGCTGGCCTATTGGCTTGTAAAGGACTATCCCGTCATCGTCCGTGAGTTGGCGACTATTGCCGGTCCCGACAGAGACGACGAACTCAGGCTTCTGCTTGCTATTTTGAGCCGTTCCGTTGGCGGCTATATGCGCAGTACCATTATTACTTCGGTTGCCAATGGAATCTTTGCCTATGTGGGTTGTCTTTTGATTGGAAATCCGTACGCAGGCCTTATTGGCGCCATCGTCGGTATTTTTCATATCATTCCGGTTGTCGGCCCTGCCTTTTCAGCGGGCATCGCTTTGATTCTTTCGGTGCTGCAAAGCCCGATGCTGGCGCTTTGGACGCTCGTGATTCTCATTGTGGCTCAAAACGTTACCGATAATGTGTTGTCTCCTTTGGTGCTGGCATCAAGCGTCAAAGTCCACCCAGGTCTTTCGCTGGTGGGTATTACGATAGGAGGCGCGCTTGGTGGCGTGGTCGGCACTATTTTGGCGATTCCTCTCACTGCGGCGCTTCGCGGTGTGTTTGTCTACTATTTTGAAGAACATACTGGCAGACAGATTGTTTCTTACAACGGTGCGCTTTTCAACAGTACGCCTTTTCATGATACGAACGGCAATATTCATCCGGCGTTTGATGCCCTCGACGACGATTCGTTCTTTGAGTCCACACGCCTTGTTGACCGAGGTGAAGCGATTGATGCAGAAGCTGACGAAAGGCCTGAAGGTACTGTTGGCATTGCCGAAGACATTGCAAAGGTTCTTGCAAAGTTTCCAAAACCCGCGAATGCGGACGGCAGACAGGCATCGAGTAAGGTAGACTCAAAGGCTGAAACTAATCCATCCCCGGCGGATACGAAACGCCGCCGTTCTGAAGAGCAATAG
- the alaS gene encoding alanine--tRNA ligase: MSDYKTMTTAEIREDFLDFFESKGCKKYPSSSLVPSDPSLLLANAGMNQFKEYYQGIKTMKEIGATSCQKCLRTNDIENIGDNRHLSFFEMLGNFSFGGYTKRDACTWAMEFISDPKHLGLPLDRLYFTVFTEDDEAAEIWESLGVAPDHISRLGEEDNFWAAGPTGPCGPCSEIYFDQGPEFEGEKPGDDGDRYLEFWNLVFTQYDRQEDGSMPELPHRNIDTGMGLERIAAIMQHQGSNYEGDIMISLIRLGEKLSGKRYQAGDEEVDRSLRILADHSRAVSFMIGDGILPGNEGRSYILRRLLRRAVYHGRLMGIHGTFMAEYAYEVAHLLGAAYPELIEKSALIDGILTAEEERFGATLDAGEAKLEDELAKLSAGERLSGEVAFLLHDTYGFPIDLTREIAAIAGHSVNDSEFDAAMTRQRERARASANRDAWGKAQSVWVALSDRLDATVFDGYDHNELEGCVVKALVQDGQEVDSASAGDKVEIVLDRTPFYAEMGGQVGDTGSLSMDGLFVQIDDTKQRDGAIVSHVGYVEEGSLNIGDALCASVDAGRRELIRRNHTATHLLDAALKEVLGDHVNQAGSLVAPDRLRFDFTHFEAMTADELAQVEGMINAEIFAAKPIVTRIMNIEDAKAAGAVALFGEKYGDVVRVVSVGEEEHPFSRELCGGTHVRNTSEIGLFKIVSESSVGSNVRRIEAVTSMGAIAYVDGRLMQLDEALHVLKVRPDALVDRIMQLQRDLREAARKAEAVTVGASSNQVADAVKHAVEFDGYHCVFAKLEGLSGNELRSAWDGIRDASDGRPIACVLASSGAANGKVALLAAATDTAVAAGFSAGDIIKDIAGLVGGRGGGKPSMAQAGGTDASGIDAALTAAKSKLGA, from the coding sequence ATGTCTGATTACAAGACCATGACCACAGCTGAGATTCGAGAAGATTTTCTCGACTTTTTTGAATCAAAGGGATGCAAAAAGTACCCCTCATCATCGCTTGTTCCTTCCGACCCGTCGCTGCTTCTCGCCAACGCGGGTATGAACCAGTTCAAAGAATACTATCAGGGCATAAAGACCATGAAGGAAATAGGCGCCACTTCATGTCAGAAATGCCTGCGTACTAATGATATTGAGAACATTGGCGACAACCGTCACCTGTCCTTCTTTGAAATGCTGGGCAATTTTTCCTTTGGCGGCTACACGAAGCGCGACGCGTGCACATGGGCCATGGAGTTTATTTCGGACCCCAAACATCTGGGGCTTCCTCTTGACCGGCTGTACTTTACCGTCTTTACCGAAGACGATGAAGCCGCGGAAATCTGGGAATCTCTTGGCGTTGCTCCAGATCACATTTCTCGTTTAGGCGAGGAAGATAATTTCTGGGCGGCGGGCCCCACTGGTCCTTGCGGGCCGTGCTCTGAGATTTACTTTGACCAGGGTCCGGAATTTGAGGGCGAGAAGCCCGGCGATGATGGGGACCGCTATCTTGAGTTCTGGAATCTTGTCTTTACGCAATACGATCGTCAAGAAGACGGCTCCATGCCAGAGCTTCCTCATCGCAATATTGATACCGGCATGGGTCTTGAGCGCATCGCCGCTATCATGCAGCACCAGGGCTCTAATTACGAGGGCGATATCATGATTTCCCTCATCAGGCTGGGCGAGAAGCTCTCTGGCAAGCGTTATCAGGCGGGCGATGAAGAAGTAGACAGAAGCCTGCGCATCTTGGCCGACCACAGCCGCGCCGTTTCCTTTATGATTGGCGATGGTATTCTTCCCGGCAACGAAGGACGCAGCTACATTTTGCGCCGCCTGCTTCGCCGCGCTGTCTACCATGGTCGTCTTATGGGTATCCACGGCACGTTTATGGCGGAGTATGCGTATGAAGTCGCGCATCTTTTGGGCGCTGCTTATCCAGAACTTATTGAGAAAAGCGCGCTGATTGACGGCATTTTGACAGCGGAAGAGGAGCGCTTCGGTGCAACGCTTGACGCGGGGGAGGCCAAACTTGAAGACGAGCTCGCCAAACTTTCCGCCGGTGAGCGCCTTTCCGGTGAAGTCGCTTTCCTCCTCCATGATACCTATGGCTTTCCTATTGACCTTACCCGTGAGATTGCAGCGATTGCCGGTCATAGCGTAAACGACAGTGAGTTTGACGCGGCTATGACCCGGCAGCGTGAGCGAGCGCGCGCGAGCGCAAACCGTGACGCCTGGGGCAAGGCGCAGTCCGTATGGGTGGCGCTTTCCGACCGGCTCGATGCGACCGTTTTTGACGGGTATGACCACAATGAGCTGGAAGGCTGTGTAGTCAAAGCTCTCGTACAAGATGGCCAGGAGGTCGATTCGGCTTCTGCCGGCGATAAGGTGGAAATCGTGCTCGACCGCACGCCCTTCTACGCGGAAATGGGTGGCCAGGTGGGAGACACCGGCAGCCTGTCCATGGATGGCCTTTTTGTTCAGATTGACGACACCAAGCAGCGTGACGGTGCTATCGTGTCTCATGTCGGATATGTAGAAGAGGGCAGTCTGAATATTGGCGATGCGCTTTGCGCGTCTGTTGACGCCGGTCGCCGCGAGCTTATCCGCCGTAACCATACCGCGACGCACCTTTTGGACGCCGCTCTTAAGGAAGTTCTCGGCGATCATGTGAACCAGGCAGGCTCTTTAGTTGCTCCGGACCGTCTGCGTTTTGACTTTACACATTTTGAAGCCATGACAGCCGATGAGCTTGCTCAGGTTGAAGGCATGATTAACGCTGAGATTTTCGCGGCAAAGCCCATCGTCACCAGAATCATGAACATCGAGGACGCTAAGGCGGCAGGCGCCGTCGCGCTCTTTGGCGAGAAGTACGGCGACGTGGTTCGCGTGGTTTCTGTCGGGGAAGAAGAACATCCTTTTTCCCGCGAACTCTGCGGCGGCACCCATGTGCGCAATACGTCTGAGATTGGCTTGTTTAAGATCGTGTCCGAATCCTCAGTCGGCTCCAACGTCCGCCGCATTGAGGCGGTCACTTCCATGGGAGCCATAGCGTACGTTGATGGGCGGCTCATGCAGCTTGATGAGGCCTTGCATGTGCTCAAGGTTCGTCCCGACGCTCTCGTTGATCGCATTATGCAGCTTCAGCGCGACCTGCGTGAGGCCGCCCGCAAAGCGGAGGCGGTTACTGTGGGCGCAAGCTCAAATCAAGTTGCCGATGCTGTCAAACATGCTGTTGAGTTCGATGGATACCACTGTGTTTTTGCAAAGCTTGAAGGTCTTTCAGGCAACGAGTTGAGAAGCGCTTGGGATGGCATACGCGACGCGTCGGACGGCCGTCCTATTGCTTGTGTTTTGGCGTCTTCTGGCGCGGCTAACGGCAAGGTGGCTCTTCTCGCGGCCGCGACTGATACTGCTGTGGCTGCCGGTTTTTCTGCTGGCGACATTATCAAAGACATCGCGGGTCTTGTTGGCGGACGTGGCGGAGGAAAGCCTTCCATGGCGCAAGCGGGTGGTACGGATGCTTCCGGCATTGATGCCGCTCTTACGGCAGCAAAAAGCAAGCTTGGCGCATAA
- the ruvX gene encoding Holliday junction resolvase RuvX, translating into MRVLALDIGDVRIGIAISDPDGRVASPLCVLPAQEVLSHARPFRLLLEDWEPELLVCGKPMTLAGEEGPQAQKVIEQAKKIAAQSGLPLELTDERLSSAEAKRILKAQGLSEKSMKGKVDMVAASLFLQAWLDARHE; encoded by the coding sequence GTGCGCGTCTTGGCGCTTGATATTGGTGACGTGCGAATCGGGATTGCAATAAGCGATCCCGATGGTCGTGTCGCCTCGCCTCTGTGCGTGCTTCCTGCGCAGGAGGTTCTTTCTCATGCCCGCCCGTTCAGACTGCTGCTTGAAGATTGGGAACCCGAGTTGCTTGTGTGCGGTAAACCAATGACGCTTGCCGGCGAAGAGGGTCCTCAGGCGCAAAAAGTCATTGAGCAAGCAAAAAAAATTGCGGCGCAGTCAGGTCTTCCATTAGAATTAACCGACGAAAGGCTTTCGTCAGCAGAGGCTAAGCGCATCCTGAAAGCACAAGGACTCAGCGAGAAGTCTATGAAAGGCAAAGTGGATATGGTGGCCGCGTCATTGTTTTTGCAAGCATGGCTTGATGCGCGGCATGAGTAA
- the mltG gene encoding endolytic transglycosylase MltG produces the protein MSISPDNDTSSTGAARFTEDASSEEVLSGREESPEPSLGKHAAALPASLETNRISKRTAAATRRAVRGNVAHRNKKAHRRSRLFATLIALALIGFAAAIFVFVVVPKITDTVNPTQEITSGEEVTVVIPEGANASTVADILYTNKVIANKAEFLAQLKKQQSDQKIKSGTYLITTGMSYADIIRLLAEGPNTNGDGLVIPEGYTVSQTAEAVEKYYGISKDDFLAQAKASNYVEEYPFLKDAVSANDSLEGYLFPKTYTFESTPSADTIIRAMLDQYKEETSDLNFDAARIDLKARYNLDLTDEQILTVASIVEKEASNQEDRGNVASVIYNRLSQGMPLQSDATLAYSLGREPTADELQTLTDDKYNTYAHDELTPTPICSPGLNALKAALRPNNTDYLYFWITKNEHVFSKTYDEHLEAINNSKDKESSQ, from the coding sequence ATGTCGATTTCGCCCGATAACGATACATCTAGCACAGGCGCGGCGCGCTTTACGGAGGATGCTTCATCTGAGGAAGTCCTCTCAGGCAGGGAAGAGTCTCCTGAACCAAGCTTGGGCAAGCATGCGGCAGCATTGCCGGCGTCACTTGAGACAAATCGCATTTCCAAACGTACTGCCGCGGCTACCCGCAGGGCTGTTCGAGGTAATGTCGCGCACCGTAATAAGAAAGCGCATCGTCGTTCTCGACTTTTTGCAACGCTCATAGCGCTTGCGCTTATAGGGTTCGCCGCCGCCATCTTTGTTTTTGTTGTAGTTCCTAAAATTACCGATACCGTCAATCCAACGCAGGAAATTACGAGTGGTGAGGAAGTTACCGTTGTAATTCCCGAAGGCGCCAACGCGTCAACTGTCGCAGATATCCTATATACAAATAAAGTCATCGCAAATAAGGCCGAGTTTTTGGCACAACTCAAAAAACAGCAGTCAGATCAGAAAATCAAGAGCGGTACCTATCTCATCACAACAGGTATGAGCTACGCTGACATTATCCGCTTGCTTGCGGAAGGACCTAATACCAACGGGGACGGACTTGTTATCCCCGAAGGTTATACGGTTTCACAAACCGCGGAAGCTGTCGAGAAGTACTATGGCATCTCAAAAGACGATTTTCTCGCTCAGGCGAAGGCCTCTAACTACGTTGAAGAGTATCCTTTCCTCAAAGATGCCGTTTCAGCTAACGATTCCCTGGAAGGCTACCTGTTCCCCAAGACCTATACGTTTGAAAGCACTCCCAGCGCCGATACGATCATTCGCGCTATGCTTGACCAGTATAAGGAAGAGACGTCTGATTTAAACTTTGACGCGGCGCGCATAGATTTGAAGGCTCGCTACAACCTTGACCTTACCGATGAGCAAATACTGACGGTCGCCTCCATTGTTGAAAAAGAAGCGTCTAACCAGGAGGATCGCGGCAACGTTGCCTCCGTCATCTACAATCGCCTGTCACAGGGCATGCCGCTTCAAAGCGACGCGACGCTCGCGTATTCGCTTGGCAGAGAACCTACCGCCGATGAGCTTCAGACGCTTACTGACGACAAGTACAACACATACGCTCACGATGAGCTGACGCCAACGCCGATTTGCTCGCCAGGCCTCAATGCGCTGAAGGCTGCTCTTAGGCCAAATAATACGGACTATCTGTATTTCTGGATTACCAAAAATGAGCACGTATTCTCAAAAACATACGATGAGCACCTTGAAGCTATCAATAACTCAAAGGATAAGGAAAGTTCACAATAG
- a CDS encoding YqeG family HAD IIIA-type phosphatase, with amino-acid sequence MSILSASQYVSTVDGISIDGLLAEGVRLVLLDRDNTCVPRDSHIVPPQVAAWFARAKEAGLTLCLVSNNIHLDQVQKSASELGIEGVGCAMKPSPTAVRAAMKRFGAEKNETVFIGDQLFTDIASGNLAGVKTILVRPQSQVDLWYTKLLRHIEKILLRNVQFEGAHALSEKPSTRQ; translated from the coding sequence ATGAGTATTCTTTCCGCTTCACAATACGTTTCTACCGTTGATGGCATATCAATAGACGGTCTTCTTGCAGAGGGCGTCAGGCTTGTCCTGCTTGACCGGGACAATACATGCGTGCCGCGCGACTCTCATATAGTGCCTCCGCAAGTAGCCGCGTGGTTTGCCCGTGCAAAGGAGGCGGGACTGACGCTGTGTCTTGTTTCGAATAACATCCATCTTGATCAGGTGCAAAAAAGCGCCTCCGAGCTTGGAATTGAGGGCGTCGGCTGTGCTATGAAACCGTCTCCAACGGCGGTCCGTGCGGCCATGAAGCGTTTTGGTGCCGAGAAAAACGAGACGGTATTCATCGGAGATCAGCTTTTTACCGATATCGCTTCCGGTAACCTTGCCGGAGTCAAGACTATCCTTGTGCGTCCCCAGTCTCAGGTAGATCTTTGGTACACCAAACTTCTGCGTCATATCGAGAAGATCTTGCTCAGAAATGTACAATTTGAAGGAGCTCATGCGCTTTCTGAGAAACCTTCTACACGGCAGTAA
- a CDS encoding shikimate kinase — MEFDDTRYIVHDNCDHIFFVGFLGAGKSTLARNLGELFHRRYVDTDRLAERIAGKELGEMFALAGEEYFRDVETQVLRNLRSKKSLLVSCGGGIVERAQNVELMHEMGTIVYLDGDLTDSLRQIQRLDRRPDLDTADHARRLFEHRKPLYEHAADITIDIREKTFQQVALDSGKLLWERGLL; from the coding sequence TTGGAGTTTGATGACACACGATATATTGTCCATGACAACTGTGACCATATTTTCTTCGTAGGATTTCTTGGAGCAGGCAAGTCGACGCTTGCGCGCAACTTGGGTGAACTCTTTCACCGCCGCTATGTTGATACTGACCGGCTGGCTGAAAGAATTGCCGGAAAAGAACTTGGAGAGATGTTTGCGCTTGCCGGTGAGGAATATTTTCGTGACGTGGAAACACAGGTGCTGCGTAATCTGCGCTCAAAAAAGTCGCTTCTGGTAAGCTGCGGAGGCGGTATTGTTGAGCGCGCGCAGAACGTGGAGCTTATGCATGAGATGGGAACCATCGTGTATCTTGACGGCGACCTCACTGACTCGCTGCGGCAGATTCAGCGCCTTGATAGACGGCCTGACTTGGACACGGCTGACCACGCTCGGCGGCTGTTTGAACATAGAAAGCCGCTTTACGAGCATGCCGCCGATATTACTATTGATATTCGAGAGAAAACGTTTCAGCAGGTCGCCCTTGACTCGGGTAAGCTGCTGTGGGAAAGGGGCTTGTTATGA
- a CDS encoding 3-dehydroquinate synthase produces MSQEVEPTQIRQWVSLPQGSLALRVGSGALSAFGAEMRTAVGHPQKCVIAHSASAAEDIVELLKRDLTTVGFTVEKCELPDGDEAATLNVASALFSALAEAQLTGDDLLLAVGDSGVMSVAAFVAQSWCGGVSLSLVPLDLEAAVLSSVQPRALTVSPVQPRTVTCPGVARFCFVDLDVMPVDQDDEHAQFARALMVTTAMAENVTEFSHVWDTAEDLREGNADALAEQIASTIKVRGRLTSSTAIAIRQSVNYGLDFMYAMEQLVLNQPRSALLADGLRFAARISVAKGDLDIDDMLAQDELLEKLGIGSVTCDSSAEHMIAALKAECFRSTNRFMIVLPLDISRVRLSSIDETLLFEHACAWCEAHRP; encoded by the coding sequence ATGAGTCAAGAAGTTGAGCCGACTCAAATCAGGCAATGGGTGTCGCTCCCGCAGGGCTCTTTAGCGCTGCGCGTTGGCTCGGGTGCGCTGAGCGCCTTTGGCGCAGAGATGCGCACTGCCGTGGGCCATCCGCAGAAGTGCGTAATAGCGCATTCTGCTTCCGCAGCCGAAGATATCGTAGAGCTTCTGAAACGAGATCTTACGACGGTCGGATTTACGGTAGAGAAGTGTGAGTTGCCTGACGGAGATGAGGCGGCGACGCTCAATGTTGCCTCGGCGCTTTTTTCAGCACTGGCTGAAGCGCAGCTTACCGGTGATGATCTGTTGCTTGCAGTCGGCGATTCAGGTGTTATGTCGGTGGCGGCCTTCGTCGCGCAGTCATGGTGTGGGGGAGTTTCGCTCAGCCTTGTACCGCTTGATCTTGAAGCTGCCGTGCTCTCATCGGTGCAGCCTAGAGCCCTTACGGTTTCACCTGTTCAGCCTCGTACGGTGACCTGTCCGGGCGTAGCCCGTTTTTGCTTTGTGGACTTGGACGTTATGCCTGTGGATCAGGATGACGAACATGCCCAGTTTGCCCGCGCGCTTATGGTCACAACAGCAATGGCGGAAAACGTTACCGAGTTCAGTCATGTGTGGGATACGGCGGAAGATTTGCGTGAGGGCAATGCTGACGCCCTTGCGGAGCAAATCGCCAGTACGATTAAGGTTCGAGGACGTTTGACGTCATCAACAGCGATTGCAATCAGGCAGTCGGTGAACTACGGCCTTGATTTCATGTACGCCATGGAACAGCTTGTGCTCAATCAACCACGCTCGGCGCTTCTCGCCGACGGCCTTCGTTTTGCCGCGAGAATTTCGGTAGCCAAGGGAGATTTGGACATTGATGATATGCTCGCTCAAGATGAGCTTTTGGAAAAACTGGGAATCGGATCAGTGACCTGCGACAGCAGCGCGGAGCACATGATTGCGGCACTCAAAGCGGAATGTTTCCGCTCGACAAATCGTTTCATGATTGTGTTGCCGTTGGACATAAGTCGTGTAAGACTATCATCGATTGACGAAACACTTCTTTTTGAGCATGCTTGCGCGTGGTGTGAGGCTCATAGGCCATAG
- a CDS encoding aminopeptidase P family protein produces MADVQVSAKRVARFREVMTEKGYDAVILRHNPDLRWLTDSERTFDFEDAHTAFITADALYLHTDSRYFGTFKDRLGDDTPWQIDMDTVGHAAWAAKHVATSRARVVAVEDTVELAFFDDLQRELADQSIAALMPRMHGAIADLRIVKDPAEIELMRHAQSITDKAFLHMLEYIKPGLTEQQIRAELENYMLSHGADALSFDSIVASGPNGANPHAQPGERVVQKGDMIVMDYGAGYLDYHSDMTRTVVLGQPSEEQQHVFDVVRLANETCAKAIHAGVIGADIHNLAVKVISDAGYGEYFGHGLGHGVGVEIHERPFCNARYDKVLPAGSVVTDEPGIYLPGKFGIRLEDFGVVTEDGYDVFTQSTHDLMSIDC; encoded by the coding sequence ATGGCAGATGTACAAGTTAGCGCAAAGCGGGTTGCTCGTTTTCGCGAGGTTATGACCGAGAAAGGCTACGACGCGGTCATTCTTCGTCACAATCCGGATCTTCGCTGGTTGACGGATTCCGAGCGCACGTTTGATTTCGAGGACGCCCATACGGCGTTCATTACGGCAGATGCACTGTATCTGCATACGGATTCCCGCTACTTTGGTACGTTCAAAGATCGTCTCGGTGACGATACTCCTTGGCAGATTGATATGGATACTGTCGGCCACGCGGCGTGGGCGGCAAAGCATGTGGCAACTTCCCGTGCTCGCGTAGTAGCTGTTGAGGATACCGTTGAGCTGGCATTTTTTGATGACCTTCAGCGAGAACTTGCCGATCAGAGCATTGCCGCTTTGATGCCTCGCATGCATGGCGCCATTGCCGATCTTCGAATTGTAAAAGACCCCGCTGAGATTGAGCTTATGCGTCACGCTCAGTCCATTACGGACAAGGCGTTTTTGCATATGCTTGAGTACATCAAGCCGGGCCTTACTGAGCAGCAGATTCGCGCTGAGCTTGAGAACTACATGCTTTCTCATGGCGCGGACGCGCTTTCCTTTGACTCCATTGTGGCTTCCGGTCCTAACGGCGCCAATCCGCACGCGCAGCCCGGTGAGCGCGTAGTGCAGAAGGGCGATATGATTGTCATGGACTACGGCGCGGGATATCTGGATTACCATTCAGACATGACGCGTACCGTTGTACTCGGTCAACCTTCTGAAGAGCAGCAGCATGTCTTTGACGTGGTTCGTCTCGCAAATGAGACCTGCGCGAAGGCGATTCACGCCGGCGTTATAGGCGCCGACATCCATAACCTCGCCGTGAAGGTTATCTCTGACGCCGGATATGGCGAGTACTTCGGCCACGGCCTTGGTCACGGCGTTGGTGTTGAGATTCACGAGCGTCCGTTCTGCAACGCCCGCTACGACAAAGTGCTTCCCGCTGGTTCTGTCGTTACCGATGAGCCGGGTATTTATCTGCCGGGTAAGTTTGGTATCCGCCTTGAAGACTTTGGCGTGGTTACCGAGGACGGCTACGATGTCTTTACGCAGTCTACGCATGATCTTATGTCGATTGACTGCTAG
- a CDS encoding PTS sugar transporter subunit IIB, whose translation MVSIVLASHGKFAEGIKDSGGMIFGPQEGVAAVALTPDMGPDDLHQKLLDTIAMLEDQEHVLFLVDLWGGTPFNQVSRILEEQGKEDWVAVTGLNLPMLVAAYGSRMGSDTAVAVAKEILPEARSGVKIKPEDLEPKEVVSAQAPAAAASQGAIPEGTVIGDGKLKIALARIDTRLLHGQVATTWTKMTKPDRIIVCSDGVAKDELRKTMIVQAAPPGVHVHVVPVNKIIEIAHDPRFGNTRAMLLFETPQDMLRALEGGVDIKEANLGSMAHSVGKVVVTNAVAMDEKDVETLEAIKNHGVKFDVRKVPADGAENFDAMIKKAKSELAARK comes from the coding sequence GTGGTTAGTATCGTTCTAGCCAGCCATGGTAAGTTTGCCGAGGGCATAAAAGATTCCGGTGGCATGATCTTCGGACCGCAGGAAGGCGTTGCTGCAGTAGCACTTACGCCCGACATGGGTCCTGATGACCTGCACCAAAAGCTTCTCGACACAATTGCCATGCTCGAGGATCAGGAGCACGTGCTCTTCCTCGTAGATCTGTGGGGAGGCACCCCCTTTAATCAGGTCTCCCGAATCCTTGAGGAGCAGGGAAAAGAGGATTGGGTCGCTGTTACCGGCCTTAACCTTCCGATGTTGGTCGCCGCATATGGCTCGCGCATGGGCTCTGATACGGCGGTAGCAGTCGCAAAAGAGATCTTGCCTGAGGCTCGCTCCGGTGTGAAAATCAAGCCGGAAGACCTTGAGCCAAAAGAAGTGGTGTCAGCGCAAGCTCCCGCTGCAGCAGCGTCTCAAGGAGCCATTCCTGAGGGTACGGTTATTGGCGATGGTAAGCTCAAGATTGCCCTCGCGCGTATTGATACCCGCCTGCTTCACGGCCAAGTAGCAACTACATGGACCAAGATGACCAAGCCGGATCGCATTATCGTGTGCTCCGATGGCGTTGCAAAAGATGAGCTTCGCAAGACTATGATTGTGCAGGCGGCACCTCCGGGAGTTCATGTTCATGTGGTGCCGGTCAACAAAATCATTGAGATTGCTCATGACCCACGCTTCGGCAACACCAGAGCCATGCTTCTCTTTGAAACTCCCCAGGATATGCTTCGCGCCCTTGAGGGTGGCGTTGACATCAAGGAAGCCAACCTCGGTTCTATGGCCCACTCTGTCGGCAAGGTTGTTGTTACCAATGCCGTCGCAATGGACGAGAAGGACGTTGAGACTCTCGAGGCCATTAAGAACCACGGCGTGAAGTTTGACGTCCGGAAAGTTCCGGCTGACGGCGCGGAGAACTTTGACGCCATGATTAAAAAGGCCAAGTCCGAGCTTGCTGCTCGAAAATAA